From a region of the Brevibacterium siliguriense genome:
- a CDS encoding cytidine deaminase: MTVPEPRASAPESTDPAWSEDPTPVCPEDLSEGTWELLRAEAKRAMTRAYVPYSNYPVGAAGLVDDGRIVGGCNIENASFGVTLCAECSLVSELFMTGGGRLVAFDCVDGEGKTLVPCGRCRQLLFEHGGNDLVINMPSGRAPMSAVLPDAFGPDHLSAERSEHEAKH; the protein is encoded by the coding sequence ATGACTGTCCCCGAACCCCGCGCTTCCGCACCCGAGTCGACCGACCCGGCCTGGAGTGAGGACCCCACCCCCGTCTGTCCCGAGGACCTCAGCGAAGGCACCTGGGAGCTTCTGCGAGCAGAAGCGAAACGGGCGATGACGAGGGCCTATGTGCCGTACTCGAACTATCCGGTGGGGGCGGCCGGTCTCGTCGACGACGGTCGCATCGTCGGCGGCTGCAATATCGAGAACGCCTCGTTCGGGGTGACCCTGTGCGCGGAATGCTCGCTCGTCTCCGAACTGTTCATGACCGGCGGCGGCCGCCTCGTCGCCTTCGACTGCGTGGACGGGGAGGGCAAGACCCTCGTCCCCTGTGGGCGGTGCAGGCAGCTGCTGTTCGAACACGGCGGCAACGACCTCGTCATCAACATGCCCAGCGGACGCGCCCCGATGTCCGCAGTCCTGCCCGACGCTTTCGGACCCGACCACCTCAGTGCAGAGCGCAGCGAGCATGAGGCCAAGCACTGA
- the deoC gene encoding deoxyribose-phosphate aldolase, translating to MTSRADVAAMIDHTLLKPEAPPADVDALVAEAKELGVLAICVSPSMLPVTDPGELIVATVVGFPSGQVKPEIKAAEAKRAVADGAAEVDMVINIGQAIAGDFDALEADIRGVVEASGDAVVKVIIESAALTDEQIVEACRRSEAAGAGFVKTSTGFHPAGGASAHAVSLMRETVGDRLGVKASGGIRTAEAAEEMIAAGASRLGLSGSKTILESL from the coding sequence ATGACCAGCCGCGCCGATGTCGCAGCCATGATCGACCACACGCTGCTCAAGCCAGAAGCGCCCCCCGCTGACGTCGATGCCCTCGTGGCGGAGGCGAAGGAGCTGGGCGTGCTCGCGATCTGCGTGTCACCGTCCATGCTGCCGGTCACCGACCCGGGTGAGCTCATTGTGGCCACCGTCGTCGGGTTCCCGTCCGGTCAGGTGAAGCCGGAGATCAAGGCCGCCGAGGCGAAGCGGGCCGTCGCCGACGGTGCCGCCGAGGTCGACATGGTCATCAACATCGGACAGGCCATCGCCGGGGACTTCGACGCACTCGAAGCCGATATCCGCGGTGTCGTCGAGGCCAGCGGGGACGCCGTGGTCAAGGTCATCATCGAGTCGGCGGCGCTGACCGATGAGCAGATCGTCGAAGCTTGCCGTCGCTCCGAGGCCGCCGGTGCCGGGTTCGTCAAGACCTCAACCGGTTTCCACCCGGCCGGCGGAGCCAGCGCTCACGCCGTGTCGCTCATGCGCGAGACCGTGGGCGACCGTCTCGGCGTCAAGGCCTCCGGAGGAATCCGCACCGCCGAGGCCGCCGAAGAGATGATTGCCGCCGGCGCAAGCCGCTTGGGTCTCTCCGGCAGCAAAACCATCCTAGAATCCCTCTAA
- a CDS encoding ABC transporter permease, translating to MTTDISPAAPSAAPPPEPEAEEGKEQTLLQQIMSGSWLVSLLAIVLALLFGGILIAVSNAEVVAAAENFFAAPGEFFATLFQTVGNAYSALFRGAVFDWEARTTERAIRPLTESMVSGTPLILTGLGIALAFRCGLFNIGGQGQVILGATIAGFLGYALPLPPVVHMLLAVLGGIIGGAIWAGIAGVLKARTGANEVIVTIMLNSIAGYALGYLLKQNWFTHTNSANPQSRVIDDSSQMFLLLPPPFRLHFGFIIAILATIFVWWLLERSTVGFEFKAVGANPHAARTAGISVSKVTILVMIVAGALAGLGGAAQVLGTEYKLTGGISGSIGFDAITVALLGRSKPLGTFLAGLLFGAFKAGGYLMQSQTGTPIDIVLVVQSVIVLLIAAPPLVRSIFRLPTPVLKRKED from the coding sequence ATGACGACTGATATCTCACCCGCGGCTCCCTCGGCGGCACCGCCGCCGGAGCCCGAGGCGGAGGAGGGCAAGGAACAGACGCTGCTGCAGCAGATCATGTCGGGATCCTGGCTCGTCTCGCTGTTGGCGATCGTGCTCGCCCTCCTGTTCGGCGGCATCCTCATCGCCGTGTCGAACGCGGAGGTCGTCGCGGCAGCCGAGAACTTCTTCGCCGCCCCCGGCGAGTTCTTCGCCACGCTCTTCCAGACCGTCGGCAACGCCTATTCGGCACTGTTCCGCGGGGCGGTCTTCGACTGGGAGGCCCGCACCACCGAACGCGCCATCCGCCCCCTGACCGAATCGATGGTCTCGGGCACACCGCTCATCCTCACCGGTCTCGGCATCGCTCTGGCCTTCCGCTGCGGTCTGTTCAACATCGGCGGCCAGGGCCAGGTCATCCTCGGCGCGACCATCGCCGGATTCCTCGGCTACGCTCTGCCGCTGCCTCCCGTCGTGCACATGCTCTTAGCCGTCCTCGGCGGCATCATCGGCGGTGCGATCTGGGCCGGAATCGCCGGTGTCCTCAAGGCTCGCACCGGAGCCAACGAGGTGATCGTGACGATCATGCTCAACTCGATCGCCGGCTATGCGCTGGGCTATCTGCTCAAGCAGAACTGGTTCACGCACACGAACTCGGCGAACCCGCAGTCGCGCGTCATCGATGACTCTTCGCAGATGTTCCTGCTCTTGCCCCCGCCGTTCCGCCTCCACTTCGGCTTCATCATCGCGATCCTCGCGACGATCTTCGTGTGGTGGCTGCTCGAGCGCTCGACGGTCGGCTTCGAATTCAAGGCCGTCGGTGCGAACCCGCACGCGGCCCGGACCGCAGGCATCTCCGTGTCGAAGGTGACGATCCTCGTCATGATCGTCGCCGGTGCCCTGGCCGGACTCGGCGGTGCCGCACAGGTGCTCGGCACCGAATACAAGCTCACCGGCGGAATCAGCGGATCGATCGGCTTCGACGCGATCACCGTTGCCCTGCTGGGACGGTCGAAGCCGCTGGGGACGTTCCTCGCGGGACTGCTCTTCGGTGCGTTCAAGGCCGGTGGCTACCTCATGCAGTCGCAGACGGGAACGCCGATCGATATCGTCCTCGTCGTCCAGTCCGTCATCGTGCTGCTCATTGCGGCCCCGCCCCTGGTGAGGTCGATCTTCCGGCTGCCCACACCGGTGCTCAAGCGGAAGGAGGACTGA
- a CDS encoding ABC-F family ATP-binding cassette domain-containing protein, which produces MAHLLGAEALHLEYPTRVVFDSVTLGVESGDMIGIVGRNGDGKSSLLGMLAGTIEPDSGRVTYRGGLRLGMLGQRDDLDDEATVGFSVVGDAADHEWAADPQARDIISGLIADLDWDAQISSLSGGQRRRVALAALLIGDWDMLILDEPTNHLDVDGIAWLAKHIRNRWPKNSGALLLVTHDRWFLDEVCTKTWEVHDRIVEPFEGGYAAYVLQRVERDRIAAATEAKRQNLMRKELAWLRRGAPARTSKPKFRIEAANQLIADVPEVRNPIELKKMATARLGKDVVDLLDVSKHFGETTILEDVTWRIGPGERTGILGPNGAGKSTLLGLVSGEIEPDAGRVKRGKTVQIGVLDQQFKDLARIADSRVREVLAESKTSFNIEGKDFTPAQLLERLGFAKEHLSARVKELSGGQKRRLQLLLLLMAEPNVIILDEPTNDVDSDMLTAMEDLLDSWPGTLIVVSHDRYLLERVTDQQYAILQGGLRHVPGGVEEYLRLRAEQERRGGAGSNRGGSSNGASAGVGGNGSSRAAPASEGSDSAAKLTGAEARAAKKEVSSIERRMDKLNTQIAKKHEEMAAHDQTDFEGLAKLTAAIRESQDELDELEMRWLEASEALEA; this is translated from the coding sequence ATGGCACATCTCCTCGGGGCAGAAGCCCTCCACCTCGAATACCCCACGCGCGTCGTCTTCGACTCGGTCACCCTCGGTGTCGAGTCCGGCGACATGATCGGCATCGTCGGCCGCAATGGCGACGGCAAGTCGAGCCTTCTCGGCATGCTCGCCGGCACCATCGAACCCGATTCCGGGCGGGTGACCTACCGCGGAGGTCTGCGCTTGGGCATGCTCGGCCAACGTGATGACCTCGATGACGAGGCCACCGTCGGCTTCTCTGTCGTCGGTGATGCCGCCGATCACGAATGGGCGGCCGATCCGCAGGCCCGGGACATCATCTCCGGTCTCATCGCCGACCTCGATTGGGATGCGCAGATCTCCTCACTCTCCGGCGGTCAGCGTCGACGGGTGGCCCTGGCGGCTCTCCTCATCGGCGATTGGGACATGCTTATCCTCGACGAGCCGACGAACCATCTCGACGTCGATGGCATCGCGTGGTTGGCCAAACATATCCGCAACCGGTGGCCGAAGAACTCCGGAGCCCTGCTGCTGGTCACCCACGACCGGTGGTTCCTCGACGAAGTGTGCACGAAGACCTGGGAGGTCCATGACCGCATCGTCGAACCCTTCGAAGGCGGATATGCCGCCTATGTCCTCCAGCGAGTCGAACGCGACCGGATCGCCGCCGCCACCGAGGCGAAGCGACAGAATCTCATGCGCAAGGAACTCGCGTGGCTGCGTCGCGGTGCTCCCGCACGGACGTCGAAGCCGAAGTTCCGCATCGAGGCGGCCAACCAGCTCATCGCCGATGTGCCCGAGGTGCGCAATCCGATCGAGCTGAAGAAGATGGCCACCGCCCGTCTGGGCAAGGACGTCGTCGACCTGCTCGACGTGTCCAAGCATTTCGGCGAAACCACGATCCTCGAGGATGTCACATGGCGCATCGGTCCCGGTGAGCGCACCGGAATCCTCGGCCCCAACGGTGCCGGGAAGTCGACCCTCTTAGGTCTCGTCTCCGGAGAGATCGAACCCGATGCCGGGCGGGTCAAGCGCGGCAAAACCGTGCAGATCGGCGTGCTCGACCAGCAGTTCAAGGATCTGGCCCGCATCGCCGATTCGCGCGTGCGAGAAGTGCTGGCCGAATCGAAGACCTCGTTCAACATCGAAGGCAAGGACTTCACTCCGGCTCAGCTGCTCGAACGCCTCGGCTTTGCGAAAGAACATCTCTCCGCCCGAGTCAAGGAACTCTCCGGCGGTCAGAAGCGCAGGCTCCAGCTTCTGCTGCTGCTCATGGCCGAACCCAACGTCATCATCCTCGACGAGCCGACGAACGACGTCGATTCGGACATGCTCACTGCGATGGAGGATCTCCTCGACTCCTGGCCGGGCACCCTCATCGTCGTCTCCCACGACCGGTACCTGCTCGAACGTGTCACCGATCAGCAGTATGCGATCCTCCAGGGTGGACTGCGCCATGTTCCCGGCGGCGTCGAAGAGTACCTTCGACTGCGCGCCGAACAGGAGCGCCGCGGCGGTGCCGGTTCGAATAGGGGCGGCAGTTCGAACGGGGCCTCGGCGGGAGTCGGCGGAAACGGATCCAGTAGGGCCGCCCCGGCGAGCGAGGGATCCGATTCAGCCGCGAAGCTCACCGGTGCGGAAGCACGGGCGGCGAAGAAGGAAGTGTCCTCGATCGAGCGGCGGATGGACAAGCTGAACACTCAGATCGCGAAGAAGCACGAGGAGATGGCCGCCCACGACCAGACCGATTTCGAGGGACTGGCGAAGCTCACGGCTGCAATCCGCGAGTCCCAGGACGAACTTGACGAACTCGAGATGCGCTGGCTCGAGGCGTCCGAGGCATTGGAAGCCTGA
- a CDS encoding ABC transporter permease gives MTAQTVVKTPSTQAKALAPIAWKFPIVYTILALVSLIFFGLIGRDGETTFRVATGGDFFAIPDFAVSSTAAGLTLGIILVIMAAVSIYVSVKRISLGSWFPMLFGVVFVLSFLAWAGGGSGGVIPLTTLLAGALALSVPLIFGAMCGLVGERSGIINIAIEGQLLAGAFLAAVVASVVKNPYAGLLAAPVAGALVAVVLTFFAVKYWVNQIIIGVVLNVLVVGVTSFLYSTVLTQDPGLWNSRQKLPNLPIPLLSDIPVLGRVLFDQNILVYIMYVVVIALQIFVFRSKWGLRMRAVGEHPKAADTVGIKVNFTRVRNTLLAGAIAGLGGAFFTVGSGLAFGKEMSAGQGYIALAAMILGKWNPKGALFAALLFGFSKSLGNTLQSIGTPVANELLLMLPYIVTVFAVAGFVGRVRPPAAEGVPYVK, from the coding sequence ATGACTGCTCAGACCGTGGTTAAGACACCTTCGACCCAGGCCAAGGCGCTTGCGCCGATCGCCTGGAAGTTCCCGATCGTCTATACGATCCTGGCGCTGGTCTCGCTCATCTTCTTCGGCCTCATCGGCCGTGACGGTGAGACGACCTTCCGTGTGGCCACCGGCGGAGACTTCTTCGCCATCCCCGACTTCGCCGTATCCTCGACAGCGGCGGGGCTGACGTTGGGAATCATCCTCGTCATCATGGCCGCCGTGTCGATCTATGTGTCGGTCAAGCGCATCAGCCTCGGCTCCTGGTTCCCGATGCTCTTCGGCGTCGTCTTCGTCCTGTCCTTCCTCGCGTGGGCCGGCGGCGGATCCGGTGGCGTCATCCCGCTGACCACGCTGCTCGCCGGAGCGCTGGCACTGTCCGTGCCGCTGATCTTCGGCGCCATGTGCGGGCTCGTCGGTGAACGTTCGGGCATCATCAACATCGCCATCGAAGGCCAGCTGCTGGCTGGCGCGTTCCTCGCAGCGGTCGTCGCCTCCGTGGTGAAGAACCCGTACGCGGGTCTGCTCGCCGCCCCTGTCGCCGGTGCCCTGGTCGCAGTGGTGCTCACCTTCTTCGCGGTGAAGTACTGGGTCAACCAGATCATCATCGGCGTCGTCCTCAACGTCCTCGTCGTCGGCGTCACGAGCTTCCTCTACTCGACGGTCCTCACCCAGGATCCGGGGCTGTGGAACTCCCGCCAGAAGCTGCCGAATCTGCCGATCCCGCTGCTCTCGGACATTCCGGTGCTCGGGCGAGTGCTGTTCGACCAGAACATCCTCGTCTACATTATGTACGTCGTCGTCATCGCCCTGCAGATCTTCGTCTTCCGTTCGAAGTGGGGACTGCGGATGCGGGCCGTCGGCGAGCACCCGAAGGCCGCTGACACCGTCGGCATCAAGGTCAACTTCACCCGCGTGCGCAACACCCTGCTCGCCGGTGCCATCGCCGGCCTCGGCGGTGCCTTCTTCACCGTCGGCTCCGGACTGGCCTTCGGCAAGGAGATGTCGGCAGGACAGGGCTATATCGCCCTGGCCGCGATGATCCTGGGCAAATGGAACCCGAAGGGTGCACTGTTCGCGGCGCTGCTGTTCGGCTTCTCCAAGAGCCTCGGCAACACTCTGCAGTCCATCGGCACCCCCGTGGCCAATGAACTGCTGCTCATGCTGCCCTACATCGTCACCGTCTTCGCCGTCGCCGGCTTCGTCGGGCGAGTCCGCCCACCGGCAGCGGAAGGTGTGCCCTACGTGAAGTGA
- a CDS encoding ABC transporter ATP-binding protein, with amino-acid sequence MKLELRGMTKVFGSFVANDHIDLTIQPGEIHALLGENGAGKSTMMNVLYGLYDADGGELLIDDKPVKFSGPGDAVAAGIGMVHQHFMLVPVFTVAESVALGYEPTKSLGLLDIKEARKKVKEISSRFNFNIDPDALIEDLPVGAQQRVEIIKALSRDAEILILDEPTAVLTPQETDELISIMRQLKEQGTSIVFITHKLREVRAIADAITVIRRGKIVGEASPESTETELASQMVGRAVSLTTEKDAADPGDATFQVRGLTVLDKAENVVVDDVSFDVRRGEILAVAGVQGNGQTELAETIIGLTEPRLGSITLDGKNLVGKSVKGRLGAGIGFVPEDRSTDGIIAEFAIRENMILDVYDREPYAKGLNLKPKVITEEAKKKVDEFDIRLGSVADPIATLSGGNQQKVVLSRELGRDLRLFIASQPTRGLDVGSIEFVHKRVIAERDSGTPCIIVSTELDEVYGLADRIAVMYAGRIVGIVGPETSREALGLMMAGVPADEALEATSGKASTEGAGKPADDAEPAATSADSADDDSATTSAEETK; translated from the coding sequence GTGAAACTCGAGCTTCGCGGGATGACCAAGGTGTTCGGATCGTTTGTGGCCAATGACCACATCGACCTCACCATTCAGCCGGGCGAGATCCACGCCCTGCTGGGTGAGAACGGCGCGGGCAAATCCACCATGATGAATGTCCTCTACGGACTCTACGACGCCGATGGGGGAGAGCTCCTCATCGACGACAAGCCGGTGAAGTTCTCCGGCCCCGGGGATGCCGTGGCCGCGGGAATCGGCATGGTCCACCAGCACTTCATGCTCGTGCCCGTGTTCACCGTCGCCGAATCCGTGGCGCTGGGCTACGAACCCACGAAGAGCCTCGGGCTCCTCGACATCAAAGAGGCGCGGAAGAAGGTCAAGGAGATCTCGTCGCGCTTCAACTTCAACATCGATCCCGATGCACTCATCGAAGATCTGCCGGTCGGCGCGCAGCAGCGCGTGGAGATCATCAAGGCACTGTCCCGGGATGCCGAGATCCTCATCCTCGACGAGCCCACGGCCGTGCTCACTCCGCAGGAGACCGACGAACTCATCTCGATCATGCGCCAGCTCAAGGAACAGGGCACATCGATCGTGTTCATCACCCACAAACTTCGTGAGGTCCGGGCGATCGCCGATGCGATCACCGTCATCCGCCGCGGCAAGATCGTCGGTGAAGCCTCACCCGAGTCGACCGAGACGGAACTGGCCAGCCAGATGGTCGGCCGTGCCGTGTCGCTGACGACGGAGAAGGACGCTGCCGATCCGGGGGATGCCACCTTCCAGGTGCGCGGACTCACCGTCCTCGACAAAGCCGAGAACGTCGTCGTCGACGACGTGTCCTTCGACGTCCGTCGCGGTGAGATCCTCGCCGTCGCCGGTGTCCAGGGCAACGGTCAGACGGAACTGGCCGAGACGATCATCGGCCTGACCGAACCCCGACTCGGGTCGATCACCCTCGACGGGAAGAACCTTGTCGGGAAGTCCGTGAAGGGCCGCCTCGGTGCCGGCATCGGATTCGTTCCCGAGGATCGGTCGACCGACGGCATCATCGCGGAGTTCGCGATCCGCGAGAACATGATCCTCGACGTCTACGACCGCGAACCCTATGCCAAGGGCCTCAACCTCAAACCGAAGGTCATCACGGAAGAGGCGAAGAAGAAGGTGGACGAGTTCGACATCCGCCTCGGCAGCGTGGCCGACCCGATCGCGACCCTCTCGGGCGGCAACCAGCAGAAGGTAGTGCTCTCCCGGGAGCTCGGGCGTGACCTGCGACTGTTCATCGCCAGCCAGCCCACCCGCGGACTCGACGTCGGTTCGATCGAATTCGTGCACAAGCGCGTCATCGCCGAACGTGATTCCGGCACCCCCTGCATCATCGTCTCGACTGAACTCGACGAGGTCTACGGCCTCGCCGACCGCATCGCCGTGATGTACGCCGGACGCATCGTCGGCATCGTGGGCCCCGAGACCTCCCGTGAAGCATTGGGCCTGATGATGGCAGGTGTTCCCGCCGACGAAGCCCTCGAAGCAACTTCAGGCAAGGCGAGCACCGAGGGTGCCGGCAAGCCTGCAGACGATGCAGAACCGGCCGCCACCTCGGCGGATTCCGCGGACGACGACTCAGCCACCACCTCGGCGGAGGAGACCAAATGA
- a CDS encoding BMP family lipoprotein, producing MKKLASAVSMIAASALVLSACGSGGGSGSDYMACMVSDSGGWDDQSFNQSGREGMENAKKNLGIEEKLAESQGDSDFGPNVDNMVQQGCNLTFGVGFLLEDTIQEAAEANPDLNFALIDSTFSDADGKPVTIDNAKAVVFNTAEAAYLAGYVAAATSKSGKVGTFGGIQIPSVTIFMDGFADGVKKFNEDNKKDVKLLGWNKEKQDGSFSGDFENQGQGQELTKQLISQGADVIMPVAGPVGLGAAAAAKEAGDVNLVWVDSDGYESTEYGDIILTSVVKKISQAVEDTIKEGTEDKFSNEPYVGTLENEGVGLAPYHDFEDKVPEDVKKDVEELKKQIVDGSLVVESESTPK from the coding sequence GTGAAGAAGCTCGCTTCAGCGGTGTCGATGATCGCCGCCTCCGCCCTCGTCCTCTCGGCTTGCGGTTCGGGTGGAGGATCCGGCTCGGACTACATGGCCTGCATGGTCTCCGACTCCGGAGGTTGGGACGATCAGTCGTTCAACCAGTCCGGCCGTGAGGGAATGGAGAACGCGAAGAAGAACCTGGGCATCGAAGAGAAGCTCGCCGAGTCCCAGGGCGATTCCGACTTCGGACCGAACGTCGACAACATGGTCCAGCAGGGCTGCAATCTCACCTTCGGCGTCGGATTCCTCCTCGAGGACACGATCCAGGAAGCCGCCGAGGCCAACCCGGACCTCAACTTCGCGCTCATCGACTCCACGTTCTCCGACGCCGACGGCAAGCCGGTGACGATCGACAATGCGAAGGCAGTCGTCTTCAACACCGCAGAGGCCGCTTACCTGGCCGGCTATGTTGCGGCCGCGACCTCGAAGTCCGGCAAGGTCGGCACCTTCGGCGGCATCCAGATTCCGTCGGTGACGATCTTCATGGACGGCTTCGCCGATGGCGTCAAGAAGTTCAACGAAGACAACAAGAAGGACGTCAAGCTGCTCGGCTGGAACAAGGAGAAGCAGGACGGCTCGTTCTCCGGTGACTTCGAGAACCAGGGACAGGGTCAGGAACTGACCAAGCAGCTCATCTCCCAGGGCGCTGACGTCATCATGCCCGTTGCCGGACCCGTCGGCCTCGGTGCCGCAGCGGCCGCGAAGGAAGCCGGAGACGTCAACCTCGTGTGGGTCGACTCCGACGGCTACGAGTCGACCGAATACGGCGACATCATCCTCACCTCGGTGGTCAAGAAGATCTCGCAGGCCGTTGAGGACACCATCAAGGAAGGCACCGAGGACAAGTTCTCCAACGAGCCCTACGTCGGCACGCTCGAGAACGAAGGCGTGGGCCTCGCCCCGTACCACGACTTCGAGGACAAGGTTCCCGAAGACGTGAAGAAGGACGTCGAGGAGTTGAAGAAGCAGATCGTCGACGGCAGCCTCGTCGTCGAGTCGGAGAGCACACCGAAGTAA
- a CDS encoding purine-nucleoside phosphorylase — MTDLSDPTAAAHAAATTINANAGIESHDIALVLGSGWGGAADLLGETVAEISAAEVPGFHAPAVEGHGATLRSVRIEASGKHALVLGSRTHYYEGKGVRAVAHGVRTAAAAGCSSLVLTNGCGGLNRNWAPGTPVLISDHINLTGTSPIEGANFVDLTDLYSPRMRAIAKEIDPTLDEGVYAQFRGPHYETPAEVRMAGILGADLVGMSTTLEAIAARQAGLELMGISLVTNLAAGIQETPLSHAEVIEAGAAAAPRISRLLADIVAKL, encoded by the coding sequence ATGACTGACTTAAGCGATCCTACCGCCGCCGCGCACGCCGCGGCCACGACCATCAACGCGAATGCGGGCATCGAATCGCATGACATCGCGCTCGTCCTCGGCTCCGGTTGGGGTGGGGCGGCGGACCTCCTCGGCGAGACCGTCGCCGAGATCTCCGCAGCGGAGGTTCCCGGATTCCACGCTCCCGCCGTCGAAGGCCACGGTGCGACCCTGCGCTCCGTGCGGATCGAGGCCAGCGGCAAGCATGCGCTCGTCCTCGGATCGCGCACCCACTACTACGAGGGCAAGGGCGTGCGGGCGGTTGCCCACGGTGTGCGCACCGCAGCGGCTGCGGGCTGCTCCTCGCTGGTGCTGACGAACGGGTGCGGCGGACTCAACCGCAACTGGGCACCCGGCACTCCCGTGCTCATCTCCGACCACATCAATCTCACCGGGACCTCCCCGATCGAGGGCGCGAACTTCGTCGATCTCACCGATCTGTACTCTCCGCGCATGCGGGCCATCGCCAAGGAGATCGACCCGACGCTCGACGAAGGTGTGTACGCGCAGTTCCGCGGACCTCATTACGAGACGCCCGCCGAGGTGCGCATGGCCGGGATCCTCGGCGCTGATCTGGTGGGCATGTCGACGACGTTGGAGGCCATCGCCGCGCGTCAGGCCGGGCTCGAGCTCATGGGAATCTCGCTGGTGACGAACCTCGCCGCCGGCATCCAGGAGACCCCGCTCTCCCATGCCGAGGTCATCGAGGCCGGTGCCGCAGCGGCCCCGCGCATCTCCCGCCTGCTCGCCGATATCGTCGCGAAGCTCTGA
- a CDS encoding thymidine phosphorylase has protein sequence MVEAFDTADVIAAKRDGRALSKEQIDWVIDAYTRGAVAEEQMAALAMAIFINDMESEEIAHWTQAMIDSGERMDFSSLSRPTSDKHSTGGVGDKITLPLAPLVAVFDVAVPQLSGRGLGHTGGTLDKLESIPGWQAGLSNQAIVDQLEDVGAVICAAGTGLAPADKKLYALRDITSTVDCIPLIASSIMSKKIAEGTSGLVLDVKVGSGAFMKDLTKARALARTMVELGKAAGVHTSALLTDMSTPLGLTVGNALEVRESVEVLAGGGPADVVDLTVALAEEMLRLAGKTDVDVRAALKDGRAMDKWKQMIRAQQGDPDAALPVAEHTEVVTATESGVLTQLDALSVGVASWRLGAGRARKEDPVQDVAGIELHAKPGDTVTAGQRLMTLHTATPERFERAIEALDSAVEIGGDAASVPESIVFDTIT, from the coding sequence ATCGTAGAAGCATTCGACACCGCCGACGTCATCGCCGCCAAGCGTGATGGTAGGGCCCTGAGCAAGGAGCAGATCGACTGGGTGATCGACGCCTACACCCGCGGCGCCGTCGCCGAAGAGCAGATGGCGGCTCTGGCCATGGCCATCTTCATCAACGACATGGAGTCAGAAGAGATCGCGCACTGGACCCAGGCGATGATCGACTCCGGCGAGCGTATGGACTTCTCCTCCCTGTCCCGGCCGACCTCGGACAAGCATTCGACCGGGGGAGTCGGTGACAAGATCACCCTGCCGCTGGCCCCGCTCGTCGCGGTCTTCGATGTGGCCGTCCCACAGCTCTCCGGTCGCGGTCTCGGCCACACCGGCGGCACCTTGGACAAGCTCGAATCGATTCCCGGCTGGCAGGCGGGTTTGAGCAATCAGGCGATCGTCGATCAGCTCGAGGACGTCGGAGCCGTCATCTGTGCCGCCGGAACCGGTCTGGCCCCGGCGGACAAGAAGCTCTACGCCCTGCGCGACATCACCTCGACGGTGGACTGCATTCCGCTCATCGCCTCGTCGATCATGTCGAAGAAGATCGCCGAGGGCACCTCCGGGCTCGTCCTCGACGTCAAGGTCGGGTCCGGTGCGTTCATGAAGGACCTGACGAAGGCCCGCGCGCTCGCCCGGACAATGGTCGAGCTCGGCAAGGCCGCGGGTGTTCACACGTCAGCTCTGCTGACCGATATGTCCACTCCCTTGGGTCTGACCGTCGGCAATGCCCTCGAGGTCCGCGAATCCGTCGAGGTCCTGGCCGGAGGCGGACCTGCCGACGTCGTCGACCTCACCGTGGCCCTGGCCGAGGAGATGCTGCGTCTGGCCGGCAAGACCGATGTCGACGTCCGTGCCGCGCTGAAAGACGGCCGGGCCATGGACAAGTGGAAGCAGATGATCCGCGCCCAGCAGGGTGACCCTGACGCCGCTCTGCCCGTGGCCGAGCACACCGAGGTCGTTACCGCGACCGAATCCGGGGTGCTCACCCAGCTTGACGCGCTCTCGGTGGGAGTCGCCTCGTGGAGGTTGGGCGCCGGACGGGCACGGAAGGAAGATCCGGTCCAGGATGTCGCGGGCATTGAACTGCACGCGAAACCCGGGGACACTGTCACGGCTGGTCAGCGGCTCATGACACTGCACACGGCGACCCCGGAACGCTTCGAGCGGGCGATCGAGGCTCTGGACTCTGCGGTCGAGATCGGCGGTGACGCCGCCTCGGTGCCGGAGTCGATCGTCTTCGACACGATCACCTGA